tttttttccttccccatcccCTATCAAGTTATATAAGAAACGTTGGTGGTACTGAACTTTACAGTTTAATCTTCAGGTTACAGAATATCAAGTGGGATTGTGATTGAActagaagaattaacaccagtaAGGATAATAAAAACTGATGCGACTTTATTTCTCCCCTTTGGGGGTAGgtgagagtttcttcatttgtacaaAAGACAGTTAAATCTGCATAGACAGAAGCAGAAAACTGTTGTTGTTGTACAGAAATTTAAATACAGGCAGAAGGTGGTGTGTGGATGCTTAACAGCTAAAACGGAAGGTTATGCTGGTTACTTACTATAGGCGctcagctccctctcccctctctccatacacacacactaccATCCTCCTATATTCTGCTCTGTTCTCCTGGGGTTGGGATATGCAACCCAAATTTCCCAGACTTCTCTGCCAGCTGGATTCCTGTTAGGTTTGCTCAATAGGAAGCACTGCTGGAGGTCAGAAGGCAGTACAGGTTGCAGCACTGTGGTCGTCGCTGGTAGTTGTTGCTGTGGCAGCAGCGGTGGAGTGGTTCTGAACTCCAACAGGTCAGAGACCCTGCCCATCATCAATTTTAGAGGAAGGCTGGACCACCGCAGCAGATCTAGCACCAATGACAGCAGTCTCCAACAAGGCAGCAGCAGGTACAGCTCTTAGCAGTTTCTGAACTGCCGTtgccctcccctgttccttccgtCATCCAGCCCTGTTCCTTCCCCATTTTGTTCTTCCAGATCTTCTCATTTGTCACCAATTTCTGTTTGAAATTTACTGTTTGAAATACTGTCTGATTTCCTAGTTGGACTTTGACTAATTAACTGCCCCTTGAATTgttgcatttttcagttctagaattcctatttgctttattttgttgttgttgtttttcaaatatgcCATGTCACCTTTCACAGTTTCTAACTCCAGTTTCAAGTTTGACTTCTACCTCCACGAAGATATTACGTGTAACTGTTTCATGATCTAtgtctgataattccagcatCTGGAGTCCCTGGGGGTCTATTTCTGTCATCTACTGTTTCTGCTGTTTCTCACTCATAGTATCTTGTCTCTTCATGAGTCCAATTACCCCTGATTGTTAGCTggatattgaatttaaaaattattcatagatAAAATTTGACACCTAGGATGATATCTTCCTCCAAAGGTTTGAAGGATATGAGAACTTGAGAATCATGGACTACCTTAATCCAAGTTCAAAGTTTAAGACTTTTGCACTTGCCAGAATCCTCAAAGCTTAGCCATAGTCCAGGACAACTGGTTTATACACAGTTCACTCTTACACCTACAGTGTAGCTTTTCAGGAGTCCCAGCTCTTGGCCTCACCTCCTCTATCTTCCAGAAGTcccaattattttttcataagtACCTCAAGCTGAAAAGAAAGCATCAGAGTTTGAGGCAAAAATATCAATGGAAACAATTAAGATTCTCTTCCTTTAATACTAAAATTAAACAAACTGCAAAGAAACTCTTACAGCCTTttgtcatataattttaaatttttttatccaaagatcaaattaaatttatataaatctcTACCACTGTCAAGGTTAGTTTTGCATTCTGATGTGTATATTTGTGAAAGACTTAGGTATAAACAACCAAGAAAGTAATAATAACCAATACTTGTTTCTAAGGTAATTTGAGCAGGTAGAAATTTAATTAAGTTGGAGAAAGTCATTACTAACATCCAATTTTACCTGATTCAAACTCTTCTCTAGGCTAGAGAGTCAAATTTGAAGATAAAAGTTTGGAGGAGTACCATAAAGTATGAAGTGGCAAACAACTGAGCAGAGAAGAGTCAAGGGAAAATAGAGGACCAGCAGTTCTGTTGTGATAAAATTCAGACCCAACCTCCTCCTACTGCTACTGTGACAGCCACGATGGTGATcacttttaatgttatttttaataaaccaaATGAAGGGGGTAATAATGACCAGCCCAGaatttccaagcctcagttcttCATGCCAGCAGTGTCGCTTCTCCTTGCATATTGGTGCCATAAAACGACCTAACTACACTTACcatttctccaggaaaaaaaatcataaacaccttgaaatgaaataaaatgaatcaaaaattCCCTCCTTAACAGAACCCCATGAAATGATCAACAGGTACGTATAATTTAATTCTAAGAGTGCCTGAAAATGAGACAATCAGATGGACCTGCCACGGCCACAGAGCAGCACTGTCAAGAAACGCTGCTCGGTGCATCCAACGTTTCCTCACTCCTCTCTCCAGACAGTCCTAATTTCATAATGACACCACTGTACTTCACAGACTGTAGTCAGAGGGATCTGCTTTTGGCCCCTCTTCCATCCCTGGGCCCCTTATTTCAGAAGCACAGGTGGTTTCATGCACACAAATATCCTTTCTCAAATATAAATGCCTGCTTACACTTTTGTTACACATTGTAATATAAGCTTTTATCATATGGCTTCTTCTCTCCTTAGGTCATGATAGATATACTTTAGGATCACCATACTTTTAACcaatttcagaagaaataaaaaatattacctcTAGATAACTTTCTCCATCCAGCAAGCCAAGTTCATTTTGTGTGAAACATTTCTTCCCTTATAAAACTAGAAGGAAAATTGTTCAAAAAAGAGTTTTAATTTAAGTCAACTCTCTAGTCCTATAACTAGCAAGTACCATGCTATTCTGGGACCCCAAAGAAAGCAACTGTAAATCAAGTTCTATAGAATTTCTTTGGTTTGTATTTAAACTAACGATTTACGCAATTCCACAAAGAAATCagtgttatatttttcttaacattCAACTTAAAACATTAGACATAATAAGCTGAACGGGGGAAAATCGTGATCAAATGctaaaaatgtaaacatgaaaaaagtaaacatgaaaacaacgcttttaaaaattcatttaattacaagaaaattagCCAGAAAATTGCTCAGTTCCAAACAAATCCTCTATATAAACACAAGAGCTCATTTATCATCATCTTCttatatttatctttcaaataaCATTCCAACTATTGAACCTAGGCTTTACTGGCAAAAATTAGAATACAGGAGTGTTTTTACCATTTAATATTCCATAAACAGAATTGGCTTTTGCTCCTGAAGTTGGGATGGTGTCTATCATTTTGCTTCagagaaactttaaaattgtTCCCTTATGAGTATTTCACTTAGCCACTCCCAAAACCCAATGCAAAAAAACCACAGCTGTTTTACTAAATGATTCCTATCTTCCACTTCATTTTACCAGCCCAAGTACAAATTCGGAGAAAAGCTTCTTAAGTCCTGCAGTTTCAAATTCCTTTTGTAACTCATCCAACGATGAATACTCTTTGACTTCAAATGCCAGAAACCTGCATTATACAAGAGAAACTCATGAAGATGCCTAGATTTGTCAGAGTGTAATTACCCATTCAGTTGCTTTTCCATCTGCAATAGTACTAAATTATACCTTTTGTGTTCTGTCTGTACTTTTGTTTCAGCGAGTACACTAatcattttctctctgcatttctttcCACTTGAGTCCACATCGACTTTGGAGGTTTTCTGAAGAATCAGGTACTCCTAAACGATAAATCAGTATGTTAAATACGTATCTTACTCTGAATCTCAAAGTCCTAGTTTTAAAGGAGCCTTAGACCTGCAGACTTATTTTCATGCTGAAAGAATACCATCTTTCTGAGTCAAGCAGTAGGAAAGTTACACAGGGTTTTCACGTACTTGGCAGCATAAAGTACTGAGGAACACAGGAGTAAAGAAGGATGTCATCGAACTATGCAGGAATAAATCTGGACAGCCTACGAGGTCTGATTCTGGGCTGGGTACCTTaaccttctgtgcctcagtaCCCTACTCCATAAACAATACTCAAAACAGCACCTACCTTATGGGAAGTTGTgctgattaaatgagttaacgcACGCAGAGCACTGAgaggagtgcctggcacactgaaGACCACCAGCTACTGTCATTACCATTACTGCTTCTGTGTCTGCGTGAAGTTAACAGGCACAGAGCACTTACCATTCCAAATTGATGGCATCTATCAATCCTGATATACAatcttataaaaatttaagagagaTCCTTACATTAAATGGCATTTTAGGGACagctaataaaaaagaaaaaattctttaaaaagtataacttctcagggccggcccggtgacacaacagttaagtgcgcacattctgcttcggcggcccgcggttcgccagtttggatcccgggtacagacatggcaccgcttggcaagccatgctgtggcaggcatcccacatatagaggaagatgggcatgtattttagctcagggccagtcttcctcagcaaaaagaggaggattggcagcagatgttagctcagggctactcttcctcagcaaaaaaaaaaagtacaatttcTCTACATTAGCAGAGTTCTAGTCACatgaataaatacttgttaattaACTGATGGATCCAATCTGAGTAACAGCATTTGTGAAACAGCTGCACTTAGCCTAAAGTGCATGACTGAGCTGGCTTAAAGAAAAATCCGAGCCTTTTGGGGAAATAGGAGTAAGGAAATTAATTTGTATTCATTTCGTCAGCCAGCATTTTACCCAAAAGGATCAAGTTTTATAGATCTACTATAAATCACCTTAAAATATGTTGTTCCTTGGTCAGAACTCAATCCAGGACCTATATTAAATCTGAATTATTCGTTGTGTCTATATGCTATAACCCCGCACTAATCTGGTTAACCAAATGCCAAACTAGTTTTGTGACAAGAGCCAGTCATGAAAAAGCTAGGTAGTTATTCTACAAATCTTTACGATCATAGACTGTGCAAGCTAAAGCTGTTTAAATAAATTCGATTGTAATTACTCTTGACCCAACCCATCTGAAAGCATAAAACCTATTAAGTGATTTGTAGCTCTTTTACGATCTGAAATACAGCAAGCAGCTTTCCTCGTCTGGTCCCACATAAAACAGGTTAGATGAGTTTAGAATGAGAACTTGAAAAATCTGAAGAAGACGATGATTTTGAAAGCAGCTGCTGAGACAAGTCAGGTGGAAAGCAGATGTCAGGTAGGAGGTGACATGCTGCCAGCCCTAATGATTCTCCCACTCACACGGAATCCCGGCTGGGAGGGACCAGCTCCTCTTTCCAGGTATCACAGATACCAAATTAAAGTGTCAGAATGCAACTTTCACtgctaaaaagttaaaatttttgcAGACTACCCACAAATATACACCTCACTGTGCCTaactaaggaaagaaataaaaatatgcaggAACTTCTGGTGCACATTTATGAAGTTGAGGCTCGAAGCTAATTACAGAAACAAACACTCATGCTCCACAGAGATTTTTTTATAACCTATCACTTTTGTTAAGTGGCATGATTTTTTGGATAGCCTTATACTTATTCTTCAAGCCTTACAAACTTATAGCTGTCATTAGAAGTAAAcacattcttaaaaaagaaaatggagatccATGCACACGGTAATGAAGGAGAAACATCTTGGTGATTCATCTGCCCCACTGTTATAAAACACACAAGAGAGACACCATTTTAGCAGCAAATACCCAAATTCATATTCAACATTAAACCTTTTGGCACCTTGATGTTGCTTCTGTCTCCTTGTAGTAAAATCAGTATTATTTTACCCATGAACATCAGTCTTCCCGTCAGTCTTAAGTCGGAAGCCCACTTCTCCACAGTTTTGACGTATTTAGTCTTTGCTCTCATGTGGTCTAAATGTAAAAGAGTTACCCACAGTCCATCATCCACGGCCGTGCTTGCTGCAAGAGCACACGTCTCactgcctcttccagtttctggttgGTTGAGGATGTGCCTGAGATTCTGCTGAATCCAGAGAACCAGCTCGTGAACCATAGGTTCTGATGCAAGGTTCTCTGCTCGCTCAAGTAACTTCTCTTTCACAGTCACGCACTGGGCCCGGGTCAGGTGTTCACAGTTAACTGAGACACCAGGCAGACACGAGGGGTAGCTAACCGGTAAATGGAACACCAACTCTAAGGGTACATCCGCATCCGTAAGTCCTTCGGCTTTTGTGCGAATTCTGAACACGGTCCCATCTGTTTCTGGAAGGCATCCAAAAACAATGATTAGCTGTACATAATTCAATTTGAATGGAACACTAACAAGTTAAAATTTCTGTTTCAAGTCTTGATTTATTTTCCATGTGAAAACTCTTGAGTTGTTTTATGAAGAGACACATAATACTAAGAAAGCCATGACTGACGGATTATTTCCTTCAACCACACGCACATATTCAAGGACGCACACACACCAGCACCCAGGACTTCGCTGGCATTTACAGTTGCTATCACCCCCATTTTTATTACAGTTACCAGAATGATTTCTCATCGTAAAACATTTTTCCACCCAGACT
The nucleotide sequence above comes from Equus przewalskii isolate Varuska chromosome 24, EquPr2, whole genome shotgun sequence. Encoded proteins:
- the RWDD3 gene encoding RWD domain-containing protein 3 isoform X1 — encoded protein: MAERVREELAALAAIFCGPDEWEVLSHSETDGTVFRIRTKAEGLTDADVPLELVFHLPVSYPSCLPGVSVNCEHLTRAQCVTVKEKLLERAENLASEPMVHELVLWIQQNLRHILNQPETGRGSETCALAASTAVDDGLWVTLLHLDHMRAKTKYVKTVEKWASDLRLTGRLMFMGKIILILLQGDRSNIKEYLILQKTSKVDVDSSGKKCREKMISVLAETKVQTEHKRFLAFEVKEYSSLDELQKEFETAGLKKLFSEFVLGLFYKGRNVSHKMNLACWMEKVI
- the RWDD3 gene encoding RWD domain-containing protein 3 isoform X2, giving the protein MAERVREELAALAAIFCGPDEWEVLSHSETDGTVFRIRTKAEGLTDADVPLELVFHLPVSYPSCLPGVSVNCEHLTRAQCVTVKEKLLERAENLASEPMVHELVLWIQQNLRHILNQPETGRGSETCALAASTAVDDGLWVTLLHLDHMRAKTKYVKTVEKWASDLRLTGRLMFMGKIILILLQGDRSNIKVPKGVPDSSENLQSRCGLKWKEMQREND